A genome region from Anopheles stephensi strain Indian chromosome 2, UCI_ANSTEP_V1.0, whole genome shotgun sequence includes the following:
- the LOC118508206 gene encoding hexokinase type 2 isoform X1 produces MDCNREKVRQTIANLCGVFRVKRSSSSSRTTSIGIGGASSVHIRDQCKELILTDKQIEEIMRRVIKEINRGLSKQTHAEADVKCFITYVQDLPNGKEKGKFLALDLGGTNFRVLLIHLKDENDFEMLSKIYAIPQSIMLGSGTQLFDHIAECLANFMKEHSVYEERLPLGFTFSFPLTQLGLTKGILARWTKGFNCSGVVGEDVVQLLKDAIARRGDVQIDICAILNDTTGTLMSCAWKNHNCRIGLIVGTGSNACYVERVENCDLFDGPKSGPNIKKHVLINTEWGAFGDDGALDFVRTEYDREIDQHSINPGRQLQEKMISGMYMGELARLAIVRFTKAGLLFGGVGSDILFKRGQFFTKYVSEIESDKPGTYYNCREVLEELGLEHATDEDCANVRYICECVSSRAAHLVSAGIAALINKMDEPSVTVGVDGSVYRFHPKFHDLMVQKIRQFVKPHISFDLMLSEDGSGRGAALVAAVACREAQ; encoded by the exons ATGGATTGCAATAGAGAAAAGGTGCGCCAAACGATCGCAAATCTGTGTGGAGTCTTTCGGGTGAAGCgatcctcgtcctcctccagAACGACGTCTATCGGAATCGGTGGTGCTAGTTCAGTGCAT ATCCGTGATCAATGCAAGGAGCTCATCCTCACAGACAAACAGATCGAGGAGATTATGCGGCGGGTGATCAAGGAAATCAACCGAGGGCtaagcaaacaaacgcacgCCGAGGCAGACGTCAAATGTTTCATCACCTACGTACAGGACCTGCCCAATGGAAAAG AAAAGGGTAAATTTCTGGCCCTCGATCTCGGTGGCACCAACTTCCGGGTGTTGCTGATTCACCTGAAGGACGAGAACGACTTCGAGATGCTGTCGAAGATTTACGCCATTCCACAGAGCATTATGCTCGGCAGTGGGACGCAGCTCTTCGACCATATTGCTGAATGTTTAGCCAACTTTATGAAG GAACACTCAGTGTACGAGGAACGTTTGCCGCTAGGATTCACATTCTCATTCCCGCTAACGCAGTTGGGTCTTACCAAAGGTATTCTTGCCCGATGGACGAAAGGTTTCAACTGTTCCGGCGTTGTCGGCGAAGACGTTGTGCAGCTGCTGAAGGATGCTATCGCCAGACGAGGG GATGTACAAATTGATATCTGTGCCATCCTGAACGATACGACTGGTACGCTGATGTCCTGCGCGTGGAAGAACCACAACTGCCGAATAGGACTGATTGTCG GTACGGGCAGCAACGCGTGCTACGTCGAGCGTGTGGAAAACTGCGACCTGTTCGATGGTCCCAAGTCCGGGCCGAACATTAAGAAGCACGTCCTGATCAACACCGAGTGGGGTGCGTTCGGGGACGATGGGGCACTTGATTTCGTGCGCACCGAGTATGATCGCGAGATCGATCAGCACAGTATAAACCCGGGCCGACAGCT GCAGGAGAAAATGATCTCGGGAATGTACATGGGCGAGCTGGCGCGTTTGGCGATAGTGAGGTTCACGAAGGCAGGCCTTCTGTTCGGTGGCGTCGGGTCGGACATTCTCTTCAAGCGCGGCCAGTTCTTCACGAAGTACGTGTCGGAGATCGAGTCGGACAAACCGGGCACGTATTACAACTGCCGGGAAGTGTTGGAAGAGCTCGGGCTGGAGCACGCGACCGACGAGGACTGCGCGAATGTGCGCTACATCTGCGAGTGCGTATCGAGCCGGGCGGCTCATCTTGTGTCGGCCGGCATTGCGGCATTGATCAACAAAATGGACGAACCAAGCGTGACG GTCGGTGTTGACGGGTCTGTGTATCGTTTCCATCCCAAGTTCCACGATCTGATGGTGCAAAAGATCCGACAGTTTGTGAAACCGCACATTTCCTTCGACCTAATGCTGTCGGAGGATGGTTCCGGGCGTGGTGCGGCCCTGGTAGCGGCCGTAGCCTGCCGTGAGGCACAGTAA
- the LOC118508206 gene encoding hexokinase type 2 isoform X5, translating to MSEMEVLEEIRDQCKELILTDKQIEEIMRRVIKEINRGLSKQTHAEADVKCFITYVQDLPNGKEKGKFLALDLGGTNFRVLLIHLKDENDFEMLSKIYAIPQSIMLGSGTQLFDHIAECLANFMKEHSVYEERLPLGFTFSFPLTQLGLTKGILARWTKGFNCSGVVGEDVVQLLKDAIARRGDVQIDICAILNDTTGTLMSCAWKNHNCRIGLIVGTGSNACYVERVENCDLFDGPKSGPNIKKHVLINTEWGAFGDDGALDFVRTEYDREIDQHSINPGRQLQEKMISGMYMGELARLAIVRFTKAGLLFGGVGSDILFKRGQFFTKYVSEIESDKPGTYYNCREVLEELGLEHATDEDCANVRYICECVSSRAAHLVSAGIAALINKMDEPSVTVGVDGSVYRFHPKFHDLMVQKIRQFVKPHISFDLMLSEDGSGRGAALVAAVACREAQ from the exons ATCCGTGATCAATGCAAGGAGCTCATCCTCACAGACAAACAGATCGAGGAGATTATGCGGCGGGTGATCAAGGAAATCAACCGAGGGCtaagcaaacaaacgcacgCCGAGGCAGACGTCAAATGTTTCATCACCTACGTACAGGACCTGCCCAATGGAAAAG AAAAGGGTAAATTTCTGGCCCTCGATCTCGGTGGCACCAACTTCCGGGTGTTGCTGATTCACCTGAAGGACGAGAACGACTTCGAGATGCTGTCGAAGATTTACGCCATTCCACAGAGCATTATGCTCGGCAGTGGGACGCAGCTCTTCGACCATATTGCTGAATGTTTAGCCAACTTTATGAAG GAACACTCAGTGTACGAGGAACGTTTGCCGCTAGGATTCACATTCTCATTCCCGCTAACGCAGTTGGGTCTTACCAAAGGTATTCTTGCCCGATGGACGAAAGGTTTCAACTGTTCCGGCGTTGTCGGCGAAGACGTTGTGCAGCTGCTGAAGGATGCTATCGCCAGACGAGGG GATGTACAAATTGATATCTGTGCCATCCTGAACGATACGACTGGTACGCTGATGTCCTGCGCGTGGAAGAACCACAACTGCCGAATAGGACTGATTGTCG GTACGGGCAGCAACGCGTGCTACGTCGAGCGTGTGGAAAACTGCGACCTGTTCGATGGTCCCAAGTCCGGGCCGAACATTAAGAAGCACGTCCTGATCAACACCGAGTGGGGTGCGTTCGGGGACGATGGGGCACTTGATTTCGTGCGCACCGAGTATGATCGCGAGATCGATCAGCACAGTATAAACCCGGGCCGACAGCT GCAGGAGAAAATGATCTCGGGAATGTACATGGGCGAGCTGGCGCGTTTGGCGATAGTGAGGTTCACGAAGGCAGGCCTTCTGTTCGGTGGCGTCGGGTCGGACATTCTCTTCAAGCGCGGCCAGTTCTTCACGAAGTACGTGTCGGAGATCGAGTCGGACAAACCGGGCACGTATTACAACTGCCGGGAAGTGTTGGAAGAGCTCGGGCTGGAGCACGCGACCGACGAGGACTGCGCGAATGTGCGCTACATCTGCGAGTGCGTATCGAGCCGGGCGGCTCATCTTGTGTCGGCCGGCATTGCGGCATTGATCAACAAAATGGACGAACCAAGCGTGACG GTCGGTGTTGACGGGTCTGTGTATCGTTTCCATCCCAAGTTCCACGATCTGATGGTGCAAAAGATCCGACAGTTTGTGAAACCGCACATTTCCTTCGACCTAATGCTGTCGGAGGATGGTTCCGGGCGTGGTGCGGCCCTGGTAGCGGCCGTAGCCTGCCGTGAGGCACAGTAA
- the LOC118508206 gene encoding hexokinase type 2 isoform X6, with protein sequence MDCNREKIRDQCKELILTDKQIEEIMRRVIKEINRGLSKQTHAEADVKCFITYVQDLPNGKEKGKFLALDLGGTNFRVLLIHLKDENDFEMLSKIYAIPQSIMLGSGTQLFDHIAECLANFMKEHSVYEERLPLGFTFSFPLTQLGLTKGILARWTKGFNCSGVVGEDVVQLLKDAIARRGDVQIDICAILNDTTGTLMSCAWKNHNCRIGLIVGTGSNACYVERVENCDLFDGPKSGPNIKKHVLINTEWGAFGDDGALDFVRTEYDREIDQHSINPGRQLQEKMISGMYMGELARLAIVRFTKAGLLFGGVGSDILFKRGQFFTKYVSEIESDKPGTYYNCREVLEELGLEHATDEDCANVRYICECVSSRAAHLVSAGIAALINKMDEPSVTVGVDGSVYRFHPKFHDLMVQKIRQFVKPHISFDLMLSEDGSGRGAALVAAVACREAQ encoded by the exons ATGGATTGCAATAGAGAAAAG ATCCGTGATCAATGCAAGGAGCTCATCCTCACAGACAAACAGATCGAGGAGATTATGCGGCGGGTGATCAAGGAAATCAACCGAGGGCtaagcaaacaaacgcacgCCGAGGCAGACGTCAAATGTTTCATCACCTACGTACAGGACCTGCCCAATGGAAAAG AAAAGGGTAAATTTCTGGCCCTCGATCTCGGTGGCACCAACTTCCGGGTGTTGCTGATTCACCTGAAGGACGAGAACGACTTCGAGATGCTGTCGAAGATTTACGCCATTCCACAGAGCATTATGCTCGGCAGTGGGACGCAGCTCTTCGACCATATTGCTGAATGTTTAGCCAACTTTATGAAG GAACACTCAGTGTACGAGGAACGTTTGCCGCTAGGATTCACATTCTCATTCCCGCTAACGCAGTTGGGTCTTACCAAAGGTATTCTTGCCCGATGGACGAAAGGTTTCAACTGTTCCGGCGTTGTCGGCGAAGACGTTGTGCAGCTGCTGAAGGATGCTATCGCCAGACGAGGG GATGTACAAATTGATATCTGTGCCATCCTGAACGATACGACTGGTACGCTGATGTCCTGCGCGTGGAAGAACCACAACTGCCGAATAGGACTGATTGTCG GTACGGGCAGCAACGCGTGCTACGTCGAGCGTGTGGAAAACTGCGACCTGTTCGATGGTCCCAAGTCCGGGCCGAACATTAAGAAGCACGTCCTGATCAACACCGAGTGGGGTGCGTTCGGGGACGATGGGGCACTTGATTTCGTGCGCACCGAGTATGATCGCGAGATCGATCAGCACAGTATAAACCCGGGCCGACAGCT GCAGGAGAAAATGATCTCGGGAATGTACATGGGCGAGCTGGCGCGTTTGGCGATAGTGAGGTTCACGAAGGCAGGCCTTCTGTTCGGTGGCGTCGGGTCGGACATTCTCTTCAAGCGCGGCCAGTTCTTCACGAAGTACGTGTCGGAGATCGAGTCGGACAAACCGGGCACGTATTACAACTGCCGGGAAGTGTTGGAAGAGCTCGGGCTGGAGCACGCGACCGACGAGGACTGCGCGAATGTGCGCTACATCTGCGAGTGCGTATCGAGCCGGGCGGCTCATCTTGTGTCGGCCGGCATTGCGGCATTGATCAACAAAATGGACGAACCAAGCGTGACG GTCGGTGTTGACGGGTCTGTGTATCGTTTCCATCCCAAGTTCCACGATCTGATGGTGCAAAAGATCCGACAGTTTGTGAAACCGCACATTTCCTTCGACCTAATGCTGTCGGAGGATGGTTCCGGGCGTGGTGCGGCCCTGGTAGCGGCCGTAGCCTGCCGTGAGGCACAGTAA
- the LOC118508206 gene encoding hexokinase type 2 isoform X3, with protein MDLVKPFMGLNVDRVSKEIRDQCKELILTDKQIEEIMRRVIKEINRGLSKQTHAEADVKCFITYVQDLPNGKEKGKFLALDLGGTNFRVLLIHLKDENDFEMLSKIYAIPQSIMLGSGTQLFDHIAECLANFMKEHSVYEERLPLGFTFSFPLTQLGLTKGILARWTKGFNCSGVVGEDVVQLLKDAIARRGDVQIDICAILNDTTGTLMSCAWKNHNCRIGLIVGTGSNACYVERVENCDLFDGPKSGPNIKKHVLINTEWGAFGDDGALDFVRTEYDREIDQHSINPGRQLQEKMISGMYMGELARLAIVRFTKAGLLFGGVGSDILFKRGQFFTKYVSEIESDKPGTYYNCREVLEELGLEHATDEDCANVRYICECVSSRAAHLVSAGIAALINKMDEPSVTVGVDGSVYRFHPKFHDLMVQKIRQFVKPHISFDLMLSEDGSGRGAALVAAVACREAQ; from the exons ATCCGTGATCAATGCAAGGAGCTCATCCTCACAGACAAACAGATCGAGGAGATTATGCGGCGGGTGATCAAGGAAATCAACCGAGGGCtaagcaaacaaacgcacgCCGAGGCAGACGTCAAATGTTTCATCACCTACGTACAGGACCTGCCCAATGGAAAAG AAAAGGGTAAATTTCTGGCCCTCGATCTCGGTGGCACCAACTTCCGGGTGTTGCTGATTCACCTGAAGGACGAGAACGACTTCGAGATGCTGTCGAAGATTTACGCCATTCCACAGAGCATTATGCTCGGCAGTGGGACGCAGCTCTTCGACCATATTGCTGAATGTTTAGCCAACTTTATGAAG GAACACTCAGTGTACGAGGAACGTTTGCCGCTAGGATTCACATTCTCATTCCCGCTAACGCAGTTGGGTCTTACCAAAGGTATTCTTGCCCGATGGACGAAAGGTTTCAACTGTTCCGGCGTTGTCGGCGAAGACGTTGTGCAGCTGCTGAAGGATGCTATCGCCAGACGAGGG GATGTACAAATTGATATCTGTGCCATCCTGAACGATACGACTGGTACGCTGATGTCCTGCGCGTGGAAGAACCACAACTGCCGAATAGGACTGATTGTCG GTACGGGCAGCAACGCGTGCTACGTCGAGCGTGTGGAAAACTGCGACCTGTTCGATGGTCCCAAGTCCGGGCCGAACATTAAGAAGCACGTCCTGATCAACACCGAGTGGGGTGCGTTCGGGGACGATGGGGCACTTGATTTCGTGCGCACCGAGTATGATCGCGAGATCGATCAGCACAGTATAAACCCGGGCCGACAGCT GCAGGAGAAAATGATCTCGGGAATGTACATGGGCGAGCTGGCGCGTTTGGCGATAGTGAGGTTCACGAAGGCAGGCCTTCTGTTCGGTGGCGTCGGGTCGGACATTCTCTTCAAGCGCGGCCAGTTCTTCACGAAGTACGTGTCGGAGATCGAGTCGGACAAACCGGGCACGTATTACAACTGCCGGGAAGTGTTGGAAGAGCTCGGGCTGGAGCACGCGACCGACGAGGACTGCGCGAATGTGCGCTACATCTGCGAGTGCGTATCGAGCCGGGCGGCTCATCTTGTGTCGGCCGGCATTGCGGCATTGATCAACAAAATGGACGAACCAAGCGTGACG GTCGGTGTTGACGGGTCTGTGTATCGTTTCCATCCCAAGTTCCACGATCTGATGGTGCAAAAGATCCGACAGTTTGTGAAACCGCACATTTCCTTCGACCTAATGCTGTCGGAGGATGGTTCCGGGCGTGGTGCGGCCCTGGTAGCGGCCGTAGCCTGCCGTGAGGCACAGTAA
- the LOC118508206 gene encoding hexokinase type 2 isoform X4: MGVIKDNFTKIRDQCKELILTDKQIEEIMRRVIKEINRGLSKQTHAEADVKCFITYVQDLPNGKEKGKFLALDLGGTNFRVLLIHLKDENDFEMLSKIYAIPQSIMLGSGTQLFDHIAECLANFMKEHSVYEERLPLGFTFSFPLTQLGLTKGILARWTKGFNCSGVVGEDVVQLLKDAIARRGDVQIDICAILNDTTGTLMSCAWKNHNCRIGLIVGTGSNACYVERVENCDLFDGPKSGPNIKKHVLINTEWGAFGDDGALDFVRTEYDREIDQHSINPGRQLQEKMISGMYMGELARLAIVRFTKAGLLFGGVGSDILFKRGQFFTKYVSEIESDKPGTYYNCREVLEELGLEHATDEDCANVRYICECVSSRAAHLVSAGIAALINKMDEPSVTVGVDGSVYRFHPKFHDLMVQKIRQFVKPHISFDLMLSEDGSGRGAALVAAVACREAQ; this comes from the exons ATGGGTGTCATCAAAGATAACTTCACCAAG ATCCGTGATCAATGCAAGGAGCTCATCCTCACAGACAAACAGATCGAGGAGATTATGCGGCGGGTGATCAAGGAAATCAACCGAGGGCtaagcaaacaaacgcacgCCGAGGCAGACGTCAAATGTTTCATCACCTACGTACAGGACCTGCCCAATGGAAAAG AAAAGGGTAAATTTCTGGCCCTCGATCTCGGTGGCACCAACTTCCGGGTGTTGCTGATTCACCTGAAGGACGAGAACGACTTCGAGATGCTGTCGAAGATTTACGCCATTCCACAGAGCATTATGCTCGGCAGTGGGACGCAGCTCTTCGACCATATTGCTGAATGTTTAGCCAACTTTATGAAG GAACACTCAGTGTACGAGGAACGTTTGCCGCTAGGATTCACATTCTCATTCCCGCTAACGCAGTTGGGTCTTACCAAAGGTATTCTTGCCCGATGGACGAAAGGTTTCAACTGTTCCGGCGTTGTCGGCGAAGACGTTGTGCAGCTGCTGAAGGATGCTATCGCCAGACGAGGG GATGTACAAATTGATATCTGTGCCATCCTGAACGATACGACTGGTACGCTGATGTCCTGCGCGTGGAAGAACCACAACTGCCGAATAGGACTGATTGTCG GTACGGGCAGCAACGCGTGCTACGTCGAGCGTGTGGAAAACTGCGACCTGTTCGATGGTCCCAAGTCCGGGCCGAACATTAAGAAGCACGTCCTGATCAACACCGAGTGGGGTGCGTTCGGGGACGATGGGGCACTTGATTTCGTGCGCACCGAGTATGATCGCGAGATCGATCAGCACAGTATAAACCCGGGCCGACAGCT GCAGGAGAAAATGATCTCGGGAATGTACATGGGCGAGCTGGCGCGTTTGGCGATAGTGAGGTTCACGAAGGCAGGCCTTCTGTTCGGTGGCGTCGGGTCGGACATTCTCTTCAAGCGCGGCCAGTTCTTCACGAAGTACGTGTCGGAGATCGAGTCGGACAAACCGGGCACGTATTACAACTGCCGGGAAGTGTTGGAAGAGCTCGGGCTGGAGCACGCGACCGACGAGGACTGCGCGAATGTGCGCTACATCTGCGAGTGCGTATCGAGCCGGGCGGCTCATCTTGTGTCGGCCGGCATTGCGGCATTGATCAACAAAATGGACGAACCAAGCGTGACG GTCGGTGTTGACGGGTCTGTGTATCGTTTCCATCCCAAGTTCCACGATCTGATGGTGCAAAAGATCCGACAGTTTGTGAAACCGCACATTTCCTTCGACCTAATGCTGTCGGAGGATGGTTCCGGGCGTGGTGCGGCCCTGGTAGCGGCCGTAGCCTGCCGTGAGGCACAGTAA
- the LOC118508206 gene encoding hexokinase type 2 isoform X2, with protein MDCNREKVRQTIANLCGVFRVKRSSSSSRTTSIGIGGASSVHIRDQCKELILTDKQIEEIMRRVIKEINRGLSKQTHAEADVKCFITYVQDLPNGKEKGKFLALDLGGTNFRVLLIHLKDENDFEMLSKIYAIPQSIMLGSGTQLFDHIAECLANFMKEHSVYEERLPLGFTFSFPLTQLGLTKGILARWTKGFNCSGVVGEDVVQLLKDAIARRGDVNIAVMAILNDSTGTLMSCAHSNHDCKVGVIIGTGSNACYVERVENCDLFDGPKSGPNIKKHVLINTEWGAFGDDGALDFVRTEYDREIDQHSINPGRQLQEKMISGMYMGELARLAIVRFTKAGLLFGGVGSDILFKRGQFFTKYVSEIESDKPGTYYNCREVLEELGLEHATDEDCANVRYICECVSSRAAHLVSAGIAALINKMDEPSVTVGVDGSVYRFHPKFHDLMVQKIRQFVKPHISFDLMLSEDGSGRGAALVAAVACREAQ; from the exons ATGGATTGCAATAGAGAAAAGGTGCGCCAAACGATCGCAAATCTGTGTGGAGTCTTTCGGGTGAAGCgatcctcgtcctcctccagAACGACGTCTATCGGAATCGGTGGTGCTAGTTCAGTGCAT ATCCGTGATCAATGCAAGGAGCTCATCCTCACAGACAAACAGATCGAGGAGATTATGCGGCGGGTGATCAAGGAAATCAACCGAGGGCtaagcaaacaaacgcacgCCGAGGCAGACGTCAAATGTTTCATCACCTACGTACAGGACCTGCCCAATGGAAAAG AAAAGGGTAAATTTCTGGCCCTCGATCTCGGTGGCACCAACTTCCGGGTGTTGCTGATTCACCTGAAGGACGAGAACGACTTCGAGATGCTGTCGAAGATTTACGCCATTCCACAGAGCATTATGCTCGGCAGTGGGACGCAGCTCTTCGACCATATTGCTGAATGTTTAGCCAACTTTATGAAG GAACACTCAGTGTACGAGGAACGTTTGCCGCTAGGATTCACATTCTCATTCCCGCTAACGCAGTTGGGTCTTACCAAAGGTATTCTTGCCCGATGGACGAAAGGTTTCAACTGTTCCGGCGTTGTCGGCGAAGACGTTGTGCAGCTGCTGAAGGATGCTATCGCCAGACGAGGG GACGTTAACATAGCGGTGATGGCTATTCTAAACGATTCCACCGGAACGCTGATGTCGTGCGCGCACAGTAATCACGATTGCAAAGTCGGCGTGATAATTG GTACGGGCAGCAACGCGTGCTACGTCGAGCGTGTGGAAAACTGCGACCTGTTCGATGGTCCCAAGTCCGGGCCGAACATTAAGAAGCACGTCCTGATCAACACCGAGTGGGGTGCGTTCGGGGACGATGGGGCACTTGATTTCGTGCGCACCGAGTATGATCGCGAGATCGATCAGCACAGTATAAACCCGGGCCGACAGCT GCAGGAGAAAATGATCTCGGGAATGTACATGGGCGAGCTGGCGCGTTTGGCGATAGTGAGGTTCACGAAGGCAGGCCTTCTGTTCGGTGGCGTCGGGTCGGACATTCTCTTCAAGCGCGGCCAGTTCTTCACGAAGTACGTGTCGGAGATCGAGTCGGACAAACCGGGCACGTATTACAACTGCCGGGAAGTGTTGGAAGAGCTCGGGCTGGAGCACGCGACCGACGAGGACTGCGCGAATGTGCGCTACATCTGCGAGTGCGTATCGAGCCGGGCGGCTCATCTTGTGTCGGCCGGCATTGCGGCATTGATCAACAAAATGGACGAACCAAGCGTGACG GTCGGTGTTGACGGGTCTGTGTATCGTTTCCATCCCAAGTTCCACGATCTGATGGTGCAAAAGATCCGACAGTTTGTGAAACCGCACATTTCCTTCGACCTAATGCTGTCGGAGGATGGTTCCGGGCGTGGTGCGGCCCTGGTAGCGGCCGTAGCCTGCCGTGAGGCACAGTAA